Proteins encoded within one genomic window of Amorphoplanes friuliensis DSM 7358:
- a CDS encoding LuxR C-terminal-related transcriptional regulator, whose translation MRVVLAEDLALLRDGLTRLLEAFEFEVVEAVDNGPALLPALLKHRPDVAVVDVRLPPTFTDEGLQAAIAARTEVPGLPILVLSQHVEPLYARELLSDRNGGVGYLLKDRISNVAQFVDAVRRVADGGTAMDPEVVSQLLARREPLAVLTTREREVLGEMAEGRSNAAIAAALFVTEKAVSKHINNIFTKLGMPPSDDDNRRVLAVLTYLNG comes from the coding sequence TTGCGTGTTGTCCTCGCCGAAGACCTTGCCCTCCTCCGAGACGGTCTGACCCGCCTCCTGGAGGCGTTCGAGTTCGAGGTGGTCGAGGCCGTCGACAACGGCCCGGCGCTGCTCCCGGCCCTGCTCAAGCACCGCCCGGACGTCGCCGTGGTCGACGTGCGCCTCCCGCCGACCTTCACCGACGAGGGCCTCCAGGCGGCGATCGCGGCCCGCACCGAAGTCCCCGGCCTCCCGATCCTGGTCCTCTCCCAGCACGTGGAGCCCCTCTACGCCCGCGAACTCCTCAGCGACCGCAACGGCGGCGTCGGCTACCTCCTCAAGGACCGCATCTCGAACGTGGCGCAGTTCGTCGACGCCGTCCGCCGCGTCGCCGACGGCGGCACAGCCATGGACCCGGAAGTCGTCTCCCAGCTCCTGGCCCGCCGCGAACCCCTCGCGGTCCTCACCACCCGCGAACGCGAAGTCCTGGGCGAGATGGCCGAGGGCCGCTCCAACGCCGCGATCGCCGCGGCCCTCTTCGTCACGGAGAAGGCCGTCAGCAAACACATCAACAACATCTTCACCAAACTCGGCATGCCGCCGTCCGACGACGACAACCGCCGCGTCCTAGCCGTCCTCACCTACCTCAACGGCTGA